One Methanobacterium sp. genomic region harbors:
- a CDS encoding response regulator yields the protein MIKVLICVNANDRLIFVKDRGMSMSNARILVVEDERITAEDIKDGLKSLGYEVPAVVHSGEDAVCKATELQPDLVLMDIKLEGEMDGIEAAGEIKKHFDIPVIYLTAYSDEDTLERARRTEPSGYILKEPSGFVHKPFKESELHTIIELTLYRHKMEKNHDQWLEAMLESVNEALIATDENGKIRFMNHIAEDITGWIREEAVNRDLVDVFKVQEGEFDISELRVDVSDYSIDRVMLNDKNGVKIPVRANLSHITDNKGNINGMTLVFCNLT from the coding sequence ATGATTAAAGTATTAATATGCGTAAATGCAAATGATAGATTAATATTTGTAAAAGATAGAGGCATGTCAATGAGTAACGCAAGAATTCTGGTTGTTGAAGATGAAAGGATTACCGCAGAGGACATAAAGGATGGCCTTAAAAGTCTAGGATATGAAGTACCTGCAGTGGTTCATTCGGGTGAAGACGCTGTTTGTAAAGCGACAGAGCTTCAGCCGGATCTTGTTCTTATGGACATTAAGCTTGAGGGTGAAATGGACGGTATAGAGGCTGCAGGAGAAATTAAAAAGCACTTTGATATACCGGTTATTTATTTGACTGCATATTCAGATGAGGATACTTTAGAGCGGGCAAGAAGGACAGAACCATCGGGTTATATTCTTAAAGAACCTTCTGGATTTGTCCATAAGCCATTTAAAGAGAGTGAATTACATACTATCATTGAATTAACTCTTTACAGGCATAAAATGGAAAAAAATCATGATCAATGGCTTGAGGCAATGCTTGAAAGTGTAAATGAAGCTTTAATTGCCACAGATGAAAATGGAAAAATTAGATTTATGAACCATATTGCAGAAGACATTACTGGATGGATACGAGAAGAAGCTGTTAACCGAGATTTAGTTGATGTTTTTAAAGTTCAAGAGGGTGAATTTGACATCAGCGAATTAAGAGTTGATGTTAGTGATTATTCCATAGATCGGGTCATGTTAAACGATAAAAATGGGGTAAAAATTCCAGTTAGAGCCAATTTAAGTCATATTACTGATAATAAAGGAAATATAAATGGAATGACTTTAGTTTTCTGTAATTTAACATAA
- a CDS encoding 2-isopropylmalate synthase, producing the protein MYIEKVKNEMNLPETVKIFDTTLRDGEQTPGVAMTVDEKIRIAKKLDELGVNVIEAGFPASSSGEVEAAGEILKMGLNAHICGLARPLKGDLDAAIDADVDYIHTFIGTSPLHREFKLKMSKEEILSKSVDAVEYIKDHGIIAEFSAEDSTRTELDYLKEIYNAVEDAGVDCINVPDTVGVMVPTSMNWFIRELKSELKVPISVHCHNDFGLAVANSLASVEAGADQVHATINGLGERAGNASLEEVVMALITQYDLKMNIKTEGLVNLSEFVSRITGVKMPPNKAIVGENAFAHEAGIHVHGVLAKAETYEPITPEMVGHTRRIVLGKHTGANAIKAKLEEYGIDLDKEQFSKVFNQVKALGDKGKCVTDADLRAIAESILGRAKEEIVKLEGFSVMTGNSVLPTATVKLSINGESKTAAKTGVGPVDAAINAIQRAVSETADIELQEYNIEAITGGTNALAEVFVIMGDKEGNKATGRSTTEDIVMASVEAVLDAINKILILR; encoded by the coding sequence ATGTATATAGAAAAAGTAAAAAACGAGATGAACCTGCCGGAAACGGTGAAAATATTTGACACAACGCTAAGAGACGGCGAACAAACACCAGGGGTTGCAATGACTGTAGATGAAAAGATACGAATTGCAAAAAAGCTTGATGAACTTGGGGTTAATGTAATAGAGGCCGGATTCCCTGCTTCATCAAGTGGTGAAGTAGAAGCAGCTGGTGAAATCCTTAAAATGGGGTTAAATGCCCATATTTGTGGTTTGGCAAGACCATTAAAAGGTGATCTGGACGCAGCAATTGATGCTGACGTGGATTACATACATACATTCATTGGTACATCTCCCCTTCACAGAGAATTCAAACTTAAAATGAGTAAGGAAGAAATTTTAAGTAAGTCTGTCGATGCAGTAGAATATATAAAAGATCATGGTATAATAGCTGAATTTTCAGCAGAAGATTCTACAAGAACAGAACTTGATTATTTAAAGGAAATTTATAATGCAGTTGAGGATGCAGGTGTGGACTGTATCAATGTTCCAGATACAGTAGGTGTTATGGTCCCAACTTCTATGAACTGGTTTATAAGAGAACTTAAATCGGAACTGAAAGTTCCAATTAGCGTGCACTGCCATAACGACTTTGGACTTGCAGTTGCAAATTCACTTGCCTCTGTGGAAGCTGGAGCTGACCAGGTTCATGCAACTATTAATGGATTAGGTGAACGTGCTGGAAATGCGTCCCTGGAAGAAGTTGTAATGGCTCTTATTACTCAATACGACTTAAAAATGAATATTAAAACTGAGGGTCTTGTAAACCTTTCAGAATTTGTTTCAAGAATTACAGGGGTTAAAATGCCTCCAAATAAAGCTATTGTGGGAGAAAATGCATTTGCTCATGAGGCAGGAATACATGTACATGGGGTGCTTGCAAAAGCGGAAACATACGAGCCAATAACTCCTGAAATGGTAGGCCACACAAGAAGGATCGTTTTAGGGAAACATACCGGTGCAAATGCTATAAAAGCAAAGCTTGAAGAGTATGGAATAGACTTAGATAAGGAACAGTTTAGTAAAGTATTTAATCAGGTTAAAGCGCTTGGAGATAAAGGTAAATGTGTCACCGACGCTGATTTAAGGGCTATAGCTGAAAGTATTCTGGGACGGGCAAAAGAAGAAATAGTAAAACTGGAAGGATTTTCAGTAATGACTGGAAACAGCGTACTGCCTACAGCTACAGTTAAACTAAGCATTAATGGAGAAAGTAAAACCGCTGCAAAAACGGGTGTAGGTCCGGTAGATGCTGCAATAAATGCTATTCAACGTGCTGTAAGTGAAACTGCAGATATAGAACTTCAGGAATATAACATAGAAGCTATAACTGGAGGAACTAATGCTCTTGCTGAGGTATTTGTTATAATGGGAGATAAAGAGGGTAACAAAGCAACTGGACGATCTACAACTGAAGATATTGTCATGGCAAGTGTTGAAGCAGTTCTGGACGCAATAAACAAAATACTGATCTTAAGATAA
- the albA gene encoding DNA-binding protein Alba, producing the protein MSEENVVYIGNKPVMNYVLAVVTQMNGGTSEVILKARGRAISRAVDVAEIVRNRFISDVELGTIDICTEEIMSNEGAATNVSAIEIQLTK; encoded by the coding sequence ATGTCAGAGGAAAATGTTGTATACATTGGAAATAAACCCGTAATGAACTATGTTTTAGCTGTCGTAACTCAAATGAACGGCGGAACTTCAGAAGTTATCTTAAAAGCACGTGGAAGGGCCATAAGCAGGGCGGTCGACGTCGCTGAAATAGTAAGAAACAGGTTCATATCGGATGTAGAACTCGGAACTATAGATATATGCACAGAAGAAATCATGAGCAACGAAGGCGCAGCAACAAACGTTTCAGCTATTGAAATACAGCTTACTAAATAA
- a CDS encoding ABC transporter permease → MVETKKIMWMFKKDLLVLWRHPPRLISILLFPIIMITLFGYGMGGTLENIPVVVVEQSHGQVTDATLNAIKGMSLYDVKDIITDPDKGKEMVQNGQVKAAIILPANYDDTSSTQPKSVVVDVDSSDQMASSAVIPATQQLFNQISNKMGVQKLEGMNLTPSSAIQVQSNQVAAASQGINFQNVMDSINLQINKMYGDVKYIDFLVPAVIGMTVLFGCMFGMGDALAGERERGELARLFMTPTSIATVVGGKIVSKLSIEIVRALILIAAAIVLFGIAIKGSMILTLLVLILGALCFVGFGVMISARVSTQEDYMQMVMPITMPMMFVSGVFYPIETMPWIFQKLAYIFPLTYVNDALRAVMLKGVGIGAIWVDIAVLLGFTALFFALGVTKFNRDI, encoded by the coding sequence ATGGTGGAAACTAAGAAAATTATGTGGATGTTTAAAAAAGATCTACTAGTCTTATGGAGGCATCCACCACGGTTAATTTCAATACTTTTATTCCCCATAATTATGATAACCCTCTTCGGTTACGGTATGGGTGGAACACTGGAAAATATTCCAGTTGTCGTGGTAGAACAAAGTCATGGTCAGGTAACTGATGCAACCCTTAATGCAATTAAGGGGATGAGTCTGTATGATGTTAAGGATATAATAACGGATCCAGATAAAGGAAAAGAGATGGTTCAAAACGGCCAGGTTAAGGCTGCCATAATTCTGCCTGCAAATTATGACGATACGAGCAGTACGCAGCCCAAGAGCGTGGTAGTTGATGTTGATTCATCAGACCAGATGGCGTCAAGCGCAGTTATCCCAGCTACACAGCAGTTGTTTAATCAAATATCCAACAAAATGGGCGTGCAAAAACTAGAAGGTATGAACTTAACCCCATCTTCAGCAATACAGGTCCAATCTAACCAGGTTGCAGCTGCTTCACAAGGGATTAATTTCCAGAACGTGATGGATTCCATCAACCTGCAGATAAATAAAATGTACGGAGATGTCAAGTACATTGACTTCTTGGTACCTGCCGTAATTGGTATGACTGTCCTGTTTGGTTGTATGTTCGGAATGGGAGATGCTTTAGCCGGTGAAAGAGAAAGAGGAGAACTTGCAAGATTATTTATGACACCAACAAGTATTGCAACTGTTGTTGGAGGTAAAATAGTCTCTAAATTATCCATAGAAATCGTAAGGGCTTTAATATTAATTGCAGCGGCCATAGTCCTGTTTGGAATTGCAATAAAGGGAAGTATGATACTTACGCTTCTGGTTCTGATACTTGGAGCATTGTGCTTTGTAGGTTTTGGAGTTATGATATCTGCAAGGGTTTCCACACAGGAAGATTACATGCAGATGGTAATGCCAATTACAATGCCTATGATGTTTGTATCAGGAGTATTCTATCCAATTGAGACAATGCCATGGATATTCCAGAAACTTGCTTACATCTTCCCATTAACTTACGTAAATGACGCACTACGTGCAGTGATGTTAAAAGGGGTAGGTATTGGAGCAATATGGGTAGATATAGCAGTGCTTTTAGGATTTACAGCGCTGTTCTTCGCATTAGGAGTTACCAAATTTAACAGGGATATATAA
- a CDS encoding response regulator, protein MAAAQIMVVEDERITAKDIQNALESAGYGVADLVFSGEDAVRKAGELQPDLVLMDIKLEGEMDGIEAATQIRERYDIPVIYLTAYSSASIVQRAKMTEPAGYLLKEQFGFLTKPFEESELNTTIEIALYNHKIEKRLRNREQWLAAILKSVSDAVIATDSKGRIKYMNPVAEELTGWIQEEAIGEDLDKILKILSKESTNVESGNISTDFFDKTVIRAKDGTKLLVGGSTTPIKDEKGNSDGLAVVFRKYRLN, encoded by the coding sequence ATGGCAGCCGCTCAAATTATGGTTGTTGAAGATGAGAGGATTACCGCAAAGGATATACAAAATGCATTGGAAAGTGCGGGATATGGAGTTGCTGATTTAGTTTTTTCTGGTGAGGATGCGGTTCGTAAGGCAGGAGAGCTTCAGCCGGATCTTGTTCTTATGGACATTAAGCTTGAGGGTGAAATGGACGGTATAGAGGCTGCAACACAAATCAGGGAACGTTATGATATCCCCGTAATTTATTTAACTGCATATTCAAGTGCAAGTATTGTGCAGAGAGCTAAAATGACGGAACCTGCAGGATATCTTCTTAAAGAACAGTTTGGCTTTCTTACCAAGCCTTTTGAAGAGAGTGAATTGAACACTACAATAGAAATAGCTCTTTACAATCATAAAATTGAAAAAAGACTTAGAAATCGTGAGCAATGGCTTGCTGCAATACTTAAAAGTGTGAGTGATGCTGTAATAGCTACAGATTCTAAAGGTAGGATTAAATATATGAATCCTGTTGCTGAAGAGCTTACTGGATGGATACAGGAAGAAGCTATAGGTGAAGATCTAGATAAAATATTAAAAATTTTGAGTAAAGAATCTACAAACGTTGAATCTGGGAATATTTCAACTGATTTCTTTGATAAAACGGTAATAAGAGCTAAAGATGGAACTAAATTACTTGTAGGTGGTAGTACTACTCCTATTAAAGATGAAAAAGGTAATTCTGATGGTTTAGCTGTGGTATTTAGAAAGTATAGGTTAAATTAA
- a CDS encoding PQQ-binding-like beta-propeller repeat protein: MVVKKNIIIGLTIMCLLVGPLSIASAVGAADWPMFQYNLDHTGYLNESSDFTPAAWLFKTGGSILSSPSIADKLMYFGSTDGTFYALNLNDGTQVWDYSTQGNITGSSVVKGDNVYFGSMDSYFYALDKKNGDSVWKYRTGNSIESSPAVSNGTIYFGSDDQRLYALNVDNGDLKWQFQTENAVKSSPSVYNNTVFFGSDDGKVYAVNTNGSKLWSYDTGNAVRSSPAIYNGTLYIGTDNGNFYALNTNDGSIKWSYDFNDSVRSSALLDPNDNSLFVGSDNGNITSLDMRDGTLKWSVSVGNVKSTPALMGDDIVIGSDSGTVYVLNKYSGKEDWSYAPGYYLFNSAFSTPIIYGDDIFVGAADGSMYALNYDKKSGPTSVYMYYVSAIVIVVIVGLLAFRSVRGRRKKE; this comes from the coding sequence ATGGTCGTGAAAAAGAATATAATCATCGGACTTACCATAATGTGTCTTTTAGTAGGTCCACTTTCAATAGCGTCCGCAGTAGGAGCAGCAGATTGGCCGATGTTCCAGTACAATCTGGATCATACCGGTTACTTAAATGAATCATCAGATTTCACTCCTGCAGCATGGCTGTTTAAAACAGGAGGATCCATACTATCCTCCCCTTCAATTGCAGACAAATTAATGTACTTCGGTTCAACAGATGGAACATTCTATGCTCTGAACTTGAATGACGGTACCCAGGTTTGGGATTACAGTACACAGGGAAATATAACAGGTTCTTCAGTTGTAAAAGGAGACAACGTATACTTCGGTTCAATGGATAGTTATTTCTATGCCCTGGATAAGAAAAACGGAGATTCAGTATGGAAATATCGAACTGGTAACTCCATTGAGTCCTCCCCAGCAGTAAGTAATGGAACGATATACTTTGGATCAGATGATCAGAGGTTATATGCACTAAATGTGGATAATGGTGATCTTAAATGGCAGTTCCAAACTGAAAATGCTGTGAAATCATCACCATCAGTTTACAATAACACCGTATTCTTTGGGTCAGATGATGGAAAAGTATACGCAGTAAATACAAACGGTAGCAAATTATGGTCTTATGACACTGGAAATGCAGTGAGATCTTCCCCAGCCATATACAACGGCACATTATACATTGGAACAGACAATGGTAATTTCTATGCACTGAACACAAATGATGGGTCAATAAAATGGTCATATGACTTTAATGACAGTGTAAGATCATCAGCACTACTTGATCCAAACGACAACAGTCTGTTTGTAGGATCTGACAATGGAAACATAACTTCCCTCGATATGAGAGACGGAACATTGAAATGGTCTGTCAGTGTAGGTAACGTAAAATCTACCCCTGCACTTATGGGAGACGATATTGTAATTGGTTCAGACAGCGGAACCGTCTATGTATTAAATAAATACAGCGGTAAAGAAGACTGGAGTTATGCACCAGGTTACTACCTCTTTAATTCTGCATTCAGCACCCCGATAATATACGGAGATGACATATTTGTAGGTGCTGCAGATGGTTCCATGTACGCCCTTAACTACGACAAAAAATCAGGCCCAACTTCAGTTTACATGTACTACGTTAGTGCAATCGTAATTGTAGTAATAGTAGGACTTTTAGCATTTAGGTCTGTAAGAGGACGTCGTAAAAAAGAATAA